In Arachis hypogaea cultivar Tifrunner chromosome 2, arahy.Tifrunner.gnm2.J5K5, whole genome shotgun sequence, a genomic segment contains:
- the LOC112720596 gene encoding UDP-glycosyltransferase 73C4-like, protein MDLKENFFLALSLMQMPIEDLIEKSLDPFPSCIIYDKNIPCVAEIATKFNVPRIIFDGTNCFNLLCNHNLYASKVCDKFSDDDDDQVIVVPGLPHRIEMRKSQLPTLFNPGTNQNLIKVREKIRESEKGAYGVVVNSFEELELEYVRDYQRVIGCTKVWCLGPVSLTNKDDLDKAQRGNKEFSNEIENKYVKFLDSWPKGSVIYACLGSLNRVSPKQLIEIGLGLEMTKRPFIWVLRGAYRKDEMEKWLSENGFEERVKERGILIKGWAPQILILSHSSIGAFLTHCGWNSTLEGISSGVPLITFPLFADQFYNEKLVVQVIEIGVRIGVENAVHFGDEDKFGDGVQVTRKKVVDAIENVMGEGEEKEKRRERVKEYADLAKNAIEEGGSSYNNLSLLIEDILNHVSKVLIN, encoded by the coding sequence ATGGATCTTAAGGAGAATTTCTTCTTAGCATTGAGTTTAATGCAAATGCCAATTGAAGATCTTATTGAAAAAAGTCTTGACCCTTTTCCAAGTTGCATAATCTATGACAAGAATATTCCATGTGTAGCTGAAATTGCAACAAAGTTTAATGTCCCTAGAATAATATTTGATGGGACTAATTGCTTCAATCTCTTGTGCAACCACAATTTGTATGCTTCTAAGGTATGTGACaaattttctgatgatgatgatgatcaagtTATTGTTGTTCCTGGATTGCCACATAGGATTGAGATGAGAAAATCACAGCTTCCAACATTGTTCAACCCTGGCACAAACCAAAATTTGATTAAGGTAAGAGAGAAAATTAGGGAAAGTGAAAAAGGAGCTTATGGGGTTGTAGTGAATAGTTTTGAAGAATTGGAATTAGAATATGTGAGAGATTATCAAAGGGTCATAGGTTGTACTAAAGTTTGGTGCCTTGGTCCTGTTTCATTGACAAATAAGGATGATTTGGATAAGGCTCAAAGAGGAAACAAGGAGTTTAGTAATGAAATTGAGAACAAATATGTGAAGTTTCTTGATTCATGGCCAAAAGGGTCTGTGATTTATGCTTGTTTAGGTAGCCTTAATAGGGTTTCACCAAAGCAATTGATTGAGATTGGTTTAGGATTGGAAATGACAAAAAGGCCCTTCATTTGGGTGTTAAGAGGAGCATATAGGAAGGATGAGATGGAGAAATGGCTAAGTGAAAATGGGTTTGAAGAAAGGGTCAAAGAGAGAGGGATTTTGATTAAGGGTTGGGCCCCACAAATCTTGATATTGTCACATAGTTCAATAGGTGCATTTTTGACACATTGTGGTTGGAACTCAACATTAGAAGGGATTTCTAGTGGTGTTCCTTTGATCACATTTCCTTTGTTTGCTGATCAATTCTACAATGAGAAGCTTGTGGTGCAAGTTATTGAGATTGGGGTGAGGATTGGTGTTGAAAATGCTGTGCATTTTGGTGATGAAGATAAATTTGGTGATGGTGTTCAAGTTACAAGGAAAAAGGTTGTGGATGCTATTGAGAATGTGATGGGAGAAggtgaagagaaagagaagagaagagaaagggtTAAGGAGTATGCTGATTTGGCAAAGAATGCAATTGAAGAAGGTGGATCTTCTTACAACAACTTGTCTCTTCTAATTGAAGACATCCTCAATCATGTGTCAaaggttttaattaattaa
- the LOC112730051 gene encoding UDP-glycosyltransferase 73E1-like gives MALESHNMKHQLHFLLVPYLCPGHLIPMVDIARLLVNHGAFVTFVTTPLNVKRIKPLIDTVNASKLRIRLIQFEIPVLEFGLPEGCESLELVPSRALIRSFMFALSKLQTPIEELIEASPISCILVDKFNYWMENVAMKFQIPRLIFDGTSCMNLLLLHNLFKSKVYENVQESKPIVVPNLPHRIELTKSQLPLELNPEAKDLRDLDEKIRTSQESAYGYVINSFEELELDYVKEYKKVKGNKVWCIGPVSLSYNNNVGQRGNKSKVDLDSCLKFLDSWPTKSVVYVCLGSLNNLALAQFQELALALESCNFPFIWVMKEDDLFDSEFEERTKERGLIIHGWAPQVLLLSHNAIGVFLTHCGWNSTLEAICAGLPMITWPMFADQFFNEKLIVQILCIGEELGNEIAIPLGKQENYGASIKREKIVEAIEKVIGDGAKKEERRESVRKLAELAKKSMEVGGSSYLNMKMLLDDMETLTFGKPSTQ, from the coding sequence ATGGCTTTAGAATCCCACAATATGAAGCATCAACTCCATTTTCTTTTAGTACCATATTTGTGTCCTGGTCACCTTATTCCCATGGTAGACATAGCAAGGCTACTAGTAAACCATGGAGCTTTTGTAACATTCGTCACCACGCCCCTTAACGTGAAACGTATCAAGCCACTGATTGACACTGTCAATGCATCAAAATTACGAATTCGGCTTATCCAATTCGAGATTCCAGTTCTCGAATTTGGATTGCCAGAAGGGTGTGAAAGCTTGGAGCTAGTTCCTTCGCGCGCCTTAATAAGAAGCTTCATGTTTGCTCTTAGCAAGTTGCAAACACCAATAGAAGAGTTGATTGAGGCAAGCCCAATAAGTTGCATTCTAGTTGACAAATTCAACTATTGGATGGAAAATGTTGCTATGAAGTTCCAAATCCCAAGGCTTATATTTGATGGCACAAGTTGCATGAATCTTCTATTGTTGCACAATTTGTTCAAGTCCAAGGTGTATGAGAATGTCCAAGAATCAAAGCCTATTGTGGTGCCTAATTTGCCACACAGAATTGAGTTAACAAAATCACAACTTCCATTGGAATTGAATCCTGAAGCAAAGGATCTCAGAGATCTTGATGAAAAGATTAGAACTTCACAAGAATCAGCATATGGGTATGTGATCAATAGCTTTGAGGAATTGGAACTAGACTATGTCAAAGAATACAAGAAGGTTAAAGGTAACAAAGTTTGGTGCATTGGTCCTGTTTCATTATCCTACAATAACAATGTTGGTCAAAGAGGTAACAAATCTAAAGTTGACCTAGATTCTTGTCTTAAATTTCTTGATTCATGGCCAACAAAATCAGttgtttatgtttgtcttggatcACTCAACAACCTagcacttgcacaatttcaagaACTTGCTTTGGCATTGGAATCATGCAATTTTCCATTCATTTGGGTGATGAAAGAAGATGATTTATTTGATAGTGAATTTGAAGAAAGGACAAAGGAAAGAGGACTCATAATTCATGGTTGGGCCCCACAAGTGTTACTATTATCACACAATGCTATTGGTGTGTTTCTAACACATTGTGGTTGGAACTCAACCCTAGAAGCAATTTGTGCTGGTCTTCCAATGATAACTTGGCCTATGTTTGCTGACCAATTTTTCAATGAGAAATTGATTGTGCAAATATTGTGTATTGGTGAAGAATTAGGGAATGAAATTGCTATCCCTTTGGGTAAGCAAGAAAATTATGGTGCTAGTATTAAGAGGGAGAAAATTGTGGAGGCAATAGAGAAAGTGATTGGAGATGGAGCcaagaaggaagagagaagagaaagtgtTAGAAAGCTTGCTGAGTTGGCAAAGAAATCTATGGAAGTTGGAGGATCTTCTTATCTTAACATGAAGATGCTGCTTGATGACATGGAAACACTAACCTTTGGTAAACCATCAACACAATGA
- the LOC112759602 gene encoding thaumatin-like protein 1b — protein sequence MASIRVVALCLVSFQFLVCVIEGIPITITNNCPYTVWPGSQANQGSPQLSKTGFELSSQKSDSVDVPAKWSGKFWARTGCSNNNGMFSCATADCGNHVECSGAGEATPASLMEFTVDTNGDHDTYDVSNVDGFNIPSSITPQGGTGTCKVASCPANINAACPNDLQFKSSDGSVVGCKSACVAYGKPKYCCSGPQHNTSQTCPPSNYSQFFSKQCPNAYSYAYDDNKGTFTCSKPTAYAIKLCP from the exons ATGGCGAGTATTCGTGTTGTTGCTCTCTGCCTAGTTagctttcaattccttgtttgtG TGATTGAAGGAATTCCAATTACTATCACAAACAATTGTCCATACACTGTATGGCCAGGATCCCAAGCTAACCAAGGTAGTCCACAGCTATCAAAAACTGGTTTTGAATTGTCATCCCAAAAATCCGACTCCGTCGACGTCCCGGCCAAATGGTCCGGAAAGTTTTGGGCCAGGACAGGATGTTCGAACAATAACGGAATGTTCTCCTGCGCCACTGCAGACTGTGGCAACCACGTTGAATGCAGTGGCGCTGGAGAAGCCACACCAGCATCTTTGATGGAATTTACGGTAGACACAAACGGTGATCACGATACTTACGATGTTAGCAATGTTGATGGATTTAACATTCCTTCTTCAATTACACCACAAGGTGGCACCGGAACTTGTAAAGTTGCAAGTTGTCCGGCCAACATTAATGCTGCTTGTCCGAACGACTTGCAATTTAAAAGTTCTGATGGAAGTGTTGTCGGTTGTAAGAGCGCTTGTGTGGCTTATGGTAAGCCGAAATATTGTTGCTCCGGGCCTCAACATAACACATCACAAACTTGCCCTCCATCAAATTACTCCCAATTCTTCAGCAAACAATGCCCTAATGCTTATAGCTATGCTTATGATGACAATAAGGGCACTTTCACTTGTTCAAAACCTACTGCTTATGCTATCAAATTATGTCCATAA
- the LOC112720604 gene encoding thaumatin-like protein 1b, translating into MSTIRVSLSLFSFAFLLCVGQGAQITFTNNCPYTVWPGTQSGATSPQLSSTGFELASGASNTLELPSGWSGKFWARTGCSNNNGVFSCTTADCGNHVECGGAGEATPASLIEITTGNNNGAQDFYDVSNVDGFNVPSSMSPQGGSGACGTASCPVNINAACPAELQFKGSDKSVVGCKSACVIFNTPEYCCNGDHNTPQTCPPTNYSQFFSQQCPNAYSYAYDDKRGTFTCSGNPSYVLKFCP; encoded by the exons ATGTCAACTATTCGtgtttctctctctctatttAGCTTTGCATTCCTCCTTTGTg TGGGTCAAGGAGCACAAATTACATTCACAAACAATTGTCCATACACTGTATGGCCAGGAACACAATCTGGTGCAACTAGTCCTCAACTATCATCCACTGGTTTCGAATTAGCATCCGGAGCATCCAACACATTGGAACTTCCGTCCGGATGGTCCGGAAAGTTTTGGGCTAGAACAGGATGCTCCAATAATAATGGAGTATTCTCCTGCACCACCGCAGACTGTGGTAACCACGTTGAATGTGGTGGTGCTGGAGAAGCCACACCAGCATCTCTAATAGAAATTACTACAGGAAATAATAATGGTGCACAAGATTTTTACGATGTTAGTAATGTGGACGGATTTAATGTTCCTTCTTCAATGAGCCCACAAGGTGGCTCCGGTGCTTGTGGCACTGCGAGTTGTCCGGTTAACATTAATGCTGCTTGTCCGGCTGAATTGCAATTTAAAGGTTCTGATAAAAGTGTTGTCGGTTGCAAGAGTGCTTGTGTGATTTTTAATACACCTGAATATTGTTGCAATGGTGATCATAACACACCACAAACTTGCCCTCCAACAAACTACTCTCAATTCTTCAGCCAACAGTGCCCTAATGCTTATAGCTATGCTTATGATGATAAGAGGGGAACTTTTACTTGCTCAGGAAACCCTAGTTATGTTCTCAAGTTCTGTCCTTGA
- the LOC112759618 gene encoding thaumatin-like protein 1b — protein sequence MAITRVVLSLSFAFFLCVAHGAQITLTNKCSYTVWPGSQANANSAQLSTTGFELPSGQSKTVDVPAPWSGKFWARTGCSNNNGVFSCATADCGNHLECSGAGEATPASLMEFTIASNGGQDFYDVSNVDGFNVPSSITPQGGSGTCNVASCPANINAACPAALQFKGSDGSVIGCKSACVEFGTPEYCCTGDHNTPATCPATNYSEFFSNQCPNAYSYAYDDKRGTFTCSGSPNYAINFCP from the exons ATGGCGATTACTCGTGTTGTTCTCTCCCTAagctttgcattcttcctttgtg TTGCTCATGGAGCTCAAATAACCCTTACAAACAAGTGTTCATACACAGTGTGGCCAGGATCACAAGCCAATGCCAATAGTGCTCAACTATCAACAACCGGTTTTGAATTGCCAAGTGGCCAATCCAAAACAGTTGATGTCCCAGCACCATGGTCCGGGAAGTTTTGGGCTAGAACAGGATGCTCCAACAATAACGGAGTATTCTCTTGTGCTACTGCAGACTGTGGCAACCACCTTGAATGCAGTGGAGCCGGCGAAGCCACACCAGCATCTCTAATGGAATTTACCATTGCATCTAACGGTGGACAAGACTTCTATGATGTTAGCAACGTTGACGGATTCAATGTTCCCTCTTCAATTACCCCGCAGGGTGGATCTGGTACCTGTAACGTCGCGAGTTGTCCAGCTAACATTAATGCTGCTTGTCCGGCCGCATTGCAATTTAAGGGATCTGATGGAAGCGTTATTGGTTGCAAGAGTGCTTGCGTGGAATTTGGCACTCCTGAGTATTGTTGCACCGGCGATCACAACACACCGGCGACTTGTCCGGCGACAAACTACTCCGAATTCTTTAGCAACCAGTGCCCTAATGCTTATAGCTATGCTTATGATGACAAAAGAGGAACTTTCACTTGTTCAGGAAGCCCTAATTATGCTATCAACTTCTGTCCATGA